From the genome of Phosphitispora fastidiosa:
GTAATCCACGTTTAGATTTTCAAAATCTAAGCGGAGGTAATCAACAAAAAGCATTGCTGGCAAAATGGTTTCAAACCAATCCTAAGATACTGCTGTTGGATGAACCAACCCAGGGTGTGGATGTAGGCGCCAGGCAGCAGCTATTTAAAATCGTCAGGGAAGCAGCCGAAAGTGGAACCTCAGTAATCTGTGCAAGTTCTGATTACGAGCAGCTAGCCACAATATGTAACAGGGTTTTGATTTTTGCTCATGGAGTTGTTGTCAGAGAGCTTATTGGAATTGATATCACTAAGGAACGTATTACCGAACAGTGCTATAATAGCCTGGACAATGTTGTATCTTTGTGACAGGAGGAATAACAGAATGGTAGAAAAAAGTATGAAACAGACGAATGACGAGCCAGTTATTAATAAAGAATGCAAAACCCCAAATGCTAAAAAAAGTAATGTGATAACTTCGGCTATTGAGCGTTATGCAATCTTAGGTGCTACAGGTATTGTTATTATTGTATTCGGAATCCTAGCTCCTTCAACATTTCTCACCGGGATGAACTTTGCTACTATTTTGGGTTCACAGGCAGTTCTTGTTGTGTTGACTTTAGGTTTGCTAATTCCAATGACGAGCGGAGACATGGATTTATCTATTGCTAGTGTGCTTACTCTTTCAGCGATGATGCTTGGGGTTTTAAATGCCCAGCTTCATGTGCCAATTGTTGTAGCAATCCTGGCGGCACTTGCCATGGGGGTTTTGGTTGGTGTGGTAAACGGTGCCTTCACGATTTTATTTGATATTGATCCCTTTATTGTTACTTTAGGTGTTGGAACAGTGTTGAATGGGATTGTTTTATTAATAAGTGATTCAATGACCATTAGTGGTATTTCACCGGGCTTAGTTAATCTAGTGGTGGTGAAAAGGCTTTTGGGAATACCTTTAGAGTTTTATTACGGTTTGATTTTGACTGCATTTGTATGGTATCTATATGATTTCACTTCATTTGGACGGCGTATTCTTTTTGTCGGTCGGGGGCGGAATGTTGCCCGGCTGAGCGGCATACGCGTCAATAAGCTGCGTTGGATTAACTTAATGTTATCTGGTCTTTTCAGCGCCTTTGCCGGAATACTCTACGCCGGTACAACCGGCGCAGCAGATCCTACATCAGGATTATCCTATATGCTGCCTGCCTTTGCAGGGGTTTTCCTTGGCTCAACTTCAATTGTTCCGGGCCGGTTCAATCCTTGGGGTTCATTTTTTGCAGTGTACTTTCTGGTCATCGGAATAACAGGCCTTACAATTTTAGGGCTCCAGACATA
Proteins encoded in this window:
- a CDS encoding ABC transporter permease gives rise to the protein MVEKSMKQTNDEPVINKECKTPNAKKSNVITSAIERYAILGATGIVIIVFGILAPSTFLTGMNFATILGSQAVLVVLTLGLLIPMTSGDMDLSIASVLTLSAMMLGVLNAQLHVPIVVAILAALAMGVLVGVVNGAFTILFDIDPFIVTLGVGTVLNGIVLLISDSMTISGISPGLVNLVVVKRLLGIPLEFYYGLILTAFVWYLYDFTSFGRRILFVGRGRNVARLSGIRVNKLRWINLMLSGLFSAFAGILYAGTTGAADPTSGLSYMLPAFAGVFLGSTSIVPGRFNPWGSFFAVYFLVIGITGLTILGLQTYVQHLFYGGALIIAVVFSHIARKRQEQKTKING